The Nycticebus coucang isolate mNycCou1 chromosome 8, mNycCou1.pri, whole genome shotgun sequence genome has a window encoding:
- the KBTBD8 gene encoding kelch repeat and BTB domain-containing protein 8 isoform X1 — translation MAASADLSKSSPTPNGIPSSDTANDAMDPLHACSILKQLKTMYDEGQLTDIVVEVDHGKTFSCHRNVLAAISPYFRSMFTSGLTESTQKEVRIVGVEAESMDLVLNYAYTSRIILTEANVQALFTAASIFQIPSIQDQCAKYMISHLDPQNSTGVFIFADHYGHQELGDRAKEYIRKKFLCVTKEQEFLQLTKDQLISILDSDDLNVDREEHVYESIIRWFEHEQNEREVHLPEIFAKCIRFPLMEDTFIEKIPPQFAQAIAKCYVEKGPSNTNGCTQRLGMTASEMIICFDAAHKHSGKKQTVPCLDIVTGRVFKLCKPPNDLREVGILVSPDNDIYIAGGYRPSSSEVSIDHKAENDFWMYDHSTNRWLPKPSLLRARIGCKLVYCCGKMYAIGGRVYEGDGRNSLKSVECYDSRENCWTTVCAMPVAMEFHNAVEYKEKIYVLQGEFFLFYEPQKDYWGFLTPMTVPRIQGLAAVYKDSIYYIAGTCGNHQRMFTVEAYDIELNKWTRKKDFPCEQSINPYLKLVLFQNKLHLFVRATQVTVEEHVFRTSRKNSLYQYDDIADQWMKVYETPDRLWDLGRHFECAVAKLYPQCLQKVL, via the exons ATGGCCGCGTCGGCAG ATTTAAGTAAGTCTTCCCCTACACCGAATGGGATTCCGTCTTCAGACACAGCCAACGATGCCATGGACCCCTTACATGCTTGCAGTATTCTTAAGCAACTCAAAACAATGTACGATGAAGGACAGTTGACAGACATTGTAGTGGAAGTGGATCACGGGAAAACATTTTCCTGTCATAGAAACGTTCTTGCTGCAATCAGCCCTTACTTCAG ATCCATGTTCACTAGCGGCCTTACAGAAAGTACTCAAAAAGAAGTTCGAATAGTCGGTGTTGAAGCTGAATCAATGGATTTAGTATTGAACTATGCCTACACCTCCAGAATTATTTTGACAGAGGCCAATGTTCAAGCCTTGTTCACTGCAGCTAGCATCTTCCAGATTCCTTCCATCCAAGACCAATGTGCTAAGTATATGATCAGTCATTTGGACCCACAGAATTCTACTGGAGTCTTTATCTTTGCTGATCATTATGGTCATCAGGAACTTGGAGACCGAGCAAAGGAATACATTCGTAAAAAGTTTCTGTGTGTCACCAAAGAACAAGAGTTTCTCCAGTTGACAAAAGACCAACTGATTAGTATACTAGACAGTGATGATTTAAATGTAGACCGAGAAGAGCACGTTTATGAAAGCATTATAAGGTGGTTTGAACATGAACAGAATGAAAGAGAAGTGCACCTTCCAGAAATTTTTGCCAAATGCATACGTTTTCCTCTGATGGAAGATACCTTTATAGAGAAAATTCCACCCCAGTTTGCACAGGCTATAGCCAAATGCTATGTAGAAAAGGGACCATCCAACACCAATGGCTGTACCCAGAGACTTGGAATGACTGCTTCTGAAATGATCATATGTTTTGATGCTGCCCACAAACACTCAGGAAAGAAGCAAACAGTGCCTTGTCTAGATATTGTCACAGGAAGAGTGTTTAAACTATGCAAACCACCAAATGACTTGAGAGAAGTTGGGATTCTTGTATCACCAGATAATGACATTTACATTGCAGGAGGATATAGGCCAAGCAGCAGTGAGGTCTCCATCGACCACAAGGCAGAAAATGATTTTTGGATGTATGATCATTCCACTAACAGATGGTTACCCAAACCGTCTTTGCTTCGAGCCAGAATAGGCTGCAAACTAGTATATTGCTGTGGTAAAATGTATGCAATTGGAGGTCGTGTTTATGAAGGTGATGGAAGAAACTCACTAAAATCTGTGGAGTGCTATGACAGTAGAGAGAATTGTTGGACGACTGTTTGTGCAATGCCAGTAGCAATGGAATTTCATAATGCTGTGGAGTACAAAGAAAAGATCTATGTTTTACAGG gagaatTTTTCCTCTTCTATGAGCCTCAAAAAGACTACTGGGGTTTTTTAACCCCCATGACTGTGCCTAGAATCCAAGGCTTAGCAGCTGTATACAAGGACTCAATCTACTACATAGCTGGAACCTGTGGAAATCATCAGCGGATGTTTACTGTAGAAGCCTATGATATTGAGCTAAATAAATGGACTCGTAAAAAGGATTTTCCATGTGAACAGTCCATAAACCCATACCTTAAACTGGTACTTTTCCAGAATAAACTCCATTTATTTGTTCGAGCTACTCAAGTTACTGTTGAAGAACATGTCTTCAGAACCAGCAGGAAAAATTCCCTTTACCAATATGATGACATTGCTGACCAATGGATGAAAGTGTATGAGACCCCAGATCGGCTCTGGGACCTTGGCCGGCATTTTGAATGTGCTGTAGCTAAACTCTATCCTCAGTGTCTTCAGAAAGTCCTCTAA
- the KBTBD8 gene encoding kelch repeat and BTB domain-containing protein 8 isoform X2, translating into MFTSGLTESTQKEVRIVGVEAESMDLVLNYAYTSRIILTEANVQALFTAASIFQIPSIQDQCAKYMISHLDPQNSTGVFIFADHYGHQELGDRAKEYIRKKFLCVTKEQEFLQLTKDQLISILDSDDLNVDREEHVYESIIRWFEHEQNEREVHLPEIFAKCIRFPLMEDTFIEKIPPQFAQAIAKCYVEKGPSNTNGCTQRLGMTASEMIICFDAAHKHSGKKQTVPCLDIVTGRVFKLCKPPNDLREVGILVSPDNDIYIAGGYRPSSSEVSIDHKAENDFWMYDHSTNRWLPKPSLLRARIGCKLVYCCGKMYAIGGRVYEGDGRNSLKSVECYDSRENCWTTVCAMPVAMEFHNAVEYKEKIYVLQGEFFLFYEPQKDYWGFLTPMTVPRIQGLAAVYKDSIYYIAGTCGNHQRMFTVEAYDIELNKWTRKKDFPCEQSINPYLKLVLFQNKLHLFVRATQVTVEEHVFRTSRKNSLYQYDDIADQWMKVYETPDRLWDLGRHFECAVAKLYPQCLQKVL; encoded by the exons ATGTTCACTAGCGGCCTTACAGAAAGTACTCAAAAAGAAGTTCGAATAGTCGGTGTTGAAGCTGAATCAATGGATTTAGTATTGAACTATGCCTACACCTCCAGAATTATTTTGACAGAGGCCAATGTTCAAGCCTTGTTCACTGCAGCTAGCATCTTCCAGATTCCTTCCATCCAAGACCAATGTGCTAAGTATATGATCAGTCATTTGGACCCACAGAATTCTACTGGAGTCTTTATCTTTGCTGATCATTATGGTCATCAGGAACTTGGAGACCGAGCAAAGGAATACATTCGTAAAAAGTTTCTGTGTGTCACCAAAGAACAAGAGTTTCTCCAGTTGACAAAAGACCAACTGATTAGTATACTAGACAGTGATGATTTAAATGTAGACCGAGAAGAGCACGTTTATGAAAGCATTATAAGGTGGTTTGAACATGAACAGAATGAAAGAGAAGTGCACCTTCCAGAAATTTTTGCCAAATGCATACGTTTTCCTCTGATGGAAGATACCTTTATAGAGAAAATTCCACCCCAGTTTGCACAGGCTATAGCCAAATGCTATGTAGAAAAGGGACCATCCAACACCAATGGCTGTACCCAGAGACTTGGAATGACTGCTTCTGAAATGATCATATGTTTTGATGCTGCCCACAAACACTCAGGAAAGAAGCAAACAGTGCCTTGTCTAGATATTGTCACAGGAAGAGTGTTTAAACTATGCAAACCACCAAATGACTTGAGAGAAGTTGGGATTCTTGTATCACCAGATAATGACATTTACATTGCAGGAGGATATAGGCCAAGCAGCAGTGAGGTCTCCATCGACCACAAGGCAGAAAATGATTTTTGGATGTATGATCATTCCACTAACAGATGGTTACCCAAACCGTCTTTGCTTCGAGCCAGAATAGGCTGCAAACTAGTATATTGCTGTGGTAAAATGTATGCAATTGGAGGTCGTGTTTATGAAGGTGATGGAAGAAACTCACTAAAATCTGTGGAGTGCTATGACAGTAGAGAGAATTGTTGGACGACTGTTTGTGCAATGCCAGTAGCAATGGAATTTCATAATGCTGTGGAGTACAAAGAAAAGATCTATGTTTTACAGG gagaatTTTTCCTCTTCTATGAGCCTCAAAAAGACTACTGGGGTTTTTTAACCCCCATGACTGTGCCTAGAATCCAAGGCTTAGCAGCTGTATACAAGGACTCAATCTACTACATAGCTGGAACCTGTGGAAATCATCAGCGGATGTTTACTGTAGAAGCCTATGATATTGAGCTAAATAAATGGACTCGTAAAAAGGATTTTCCATGTGAACAGTCCATAAACCCATACCTTAAACTGGTACTTTTCCAGAATAAACTCCATTTATTTGTTCGAGCTACTCAAGTTACTGTTGAAGAACATGTCTTCAGAACCAGCAGGAAAAATTCCCTTTACCAATATGATGACATTGCTGACCAATGGATGAAAGTGTATGAGACCCCAGATCGGCTCTGGGACCTTGGCCGGCATTTTGAATGTGCTGTAGCTAAACTCTATCCTCAGTGTCTTCAGAAAGTCCTCTAA